The Brevinematales bacterium genome contains the following window.
GGTACTTTCATATTTCCTCCCTCTATAGTATCAGCGGATCGTTATTTCGATTGCGTCCACGGCGATTCTTCTTTCACGGTGGCGGCGTAACGGATCAGGAAAAACGCCGCGGCGAGAGCCAGAAGCCCCCAGATGATGCCCCACACCACAGGGGGAAGCGGGATAATCTGCGACATATAGAACGCGTCCGAACCGGGAATATCGCGCGAGATCAGGTCTTCCTTGATATCGATGATCGCGTACATCACGCTTGTCAGCCCGATGAACTTCAGCAGGATATCGTTGACGATCTCCGGGGCGAACCATCCGGTGAGCCCGATACCGAGGCCGAAGAGGATACCGAACAGGAACCCGAAGCTGATGATAGGCCTGATAAACAGGATGGCGATAATCAGGACGATTCCGCCGATGACGGTGGAGATGATCTTATCGAGCTTGGTGCGCGACGCGAGAATGAGGATCAGTCCGCCCCAAAGCATACTCCCGAGGTATCCCGCCATCACGATGAGCCATTGCCATCCCCCGACAGTAGTGCATACCCCGCCGAGATTCTGCGAAATCTCTATCCCGGCGATCCGTCCTCCTGTGAGCGCCGCCGCGAGCCCATGTGAAATCTCGTGAAGAAGTACGACGAACAGCTTGAACGGGTAGAACAGCACGAAATTCCAGAATATCGCGATGACGACGAACATGCCCGCGAGTAATGCGATCAACTGCCAGTTCACTTCGTCCTTTTTATACTGAAAAGCCTTCATAGACCGCTCCAAAGTATGATAGAAATTCTAACGCGCATCGCCGTGAAAAGCAAGTATTGCATACGGCTAAATCCATTATCATGCCGGTAAGCCGGTTTTAGAGACAGCCTGCGACGAAAGAAATAATACAGTGTCCGCGATGAAAAGCAAGTATTGGTCGATGCGCGGCTGTGAATGTCTTACTTATAGGCATAGGTAATGGGATTAGCCTGCGCAGCAGTTGGTCTGCGCGGCAGTTAGCCGAGCTTTTTGATTGCCTTGTTGACGCGCGCCAGTTGTGTGGGGGAAAGGTCGCCTTCGCGCGAACGCAGCACGCGGATAAACTCGTCCCTGAAATCCGGGGACACCGCCGGCAGAATGCTCTCGCAGTACTGGGGCACGCTTTTCGGACGGGTGGTTTTCAGCAGGTCGAACAGGATGGGGAATATTTTCCGGGCGTACTCCGGTTTGCCGGACGCGATACCCGCGAGCGCTCTGACCGCGCCGTCCACGGTAATGACCGAGCCG
Protein-coding sequences here:
- a CDS encoding M50 family metallopeptidase, with translation MKAFQYKKDEVNWQLIALLAGMFVVIAIFWNFVLFYPFKLFVVLLHEISHGLAAALTGGRIAGIEISQNLGGVCTTVGGWQWLIVMAGYLGSMLWGGLILILASRTKLDKIISTVIGGIVLIIAILFIRPIISFGFLFGILFGLGIGLTGWFAPEIVNDILLKFIGLTSVMYAIIDIKEDLISRDIPGSDAFYMSQIIPLPPVVWGIIWGLLALAAAFFLIRYAATVKEESPWTQSK